A stretch of Halichondria panicea chromosome 1, odHalPani1.1, whole genome shotgun sequence DNA encodes these proteins:
- the LOC135352433 gene encoding uncharacterized protein LOC135352433 — protein MDKFLRPTRLDSDPSSSTAEKDWLHWIRTFDNFVSVLPAESLNKLQVLTNYVSPQIFEYIEHCERYDDAVATLKALYIKPTNEVFARHLLGTRRQKSGETMDEFLQALTATVYRDESVRDAFITGLQSGSIRQCLLENSTLDLNAMFTQARSLDAAQRSSETYVTPNPPTFSTAAATLSTDDPSESTIAAVCGTKCYFCGYSKHPRPAKEAVCRSCQKKGHFANVCRSNPASNRSEQSNATASVYPTLATVPSSTPPTLLTS, from the coding sequence ATGGATAAGTTCCTGCGGCCCACTAGACTGGATTCGGACCCAAGCTCCAGCACGGCTGAGAAGGACTGGCTGCATTGGATACGTACCTTCGACAATTTTGTCTCTGTCCTCCCAGCAGAAAGCCTCAACAAACTGCAAGTACTAACTAACTATGTCAGCCCACAGATATTTGAGTATATCGAGCATTGCGAGAGATAcgatgatgcagttgctactCTAAAGGCACTGTATATAAAGCCCACCAACGAAGTGTTCGCCCGACATTTGCTGGGTACTCGACGGCAGAAGAGTGGAGAGACAATGGATGAATTCCTCCAGGCCCTCACTGCTACGGTGTACAGAGATGAGTCTGTGCGTGATGCCTTCATCACCGGTCTACAGTCCGGTTCTATTCGACAGTGTTTGTTGGAGAATAGTACACTCGACTTGAATGCAATGTTCACACAAGCCCGATCCCTAGACGCGGCCCAACGGAGCTCTGAAACGTATGTTACACCTAATCCACCCACGTTCTCTACTGCAGCTGCTACCTTATCTACTGATGATCCTTCCGAAAGCACAATAGCTGCGGTGTGCGGAACTAAGTGCTACTTTTGCGGATACAGTAAGCATCCTCGCCCCGCTAAAGAAGCTGTTTGCCGAAGTTGCCAAAAGAAAGGGCACTTTGCCAACGTTTGTAGATCCAATCCAGCGAGCAACCGATCAGAACAAAGTAATGCCACGGCGTCTGTGTACCCGACTCTAGCCACGGTCCCTTCCTCCACTCCGCCAACCCTACTGACATCGTAA